The following coding sequences lie in one Mucilaginibacter sp. KACC 22773 genomic window:
- a CDS encoding ArsR/SmtB family transcription factor, with protein MHRDVFKAIADPTRREIINLIAHQSMNLNAVADNFDMSRPAVSKHIKILTECGLLVIKQQGRERYCRADLKQLKEVTDWAEQYRRFWTNKLDALDAFLTNEQNTPSI; from the coding sequence ATGCACCGAGACGTTTTTAAAGCCATTGCCGATCCTACCCGCCGCGAGATCATCAACCTGATTGCCCACCAAAGCATGAACCTGAACGCCGTGGCCGATAACTTTGACATGAGCCGCCCCGCGGTATCCAAACACATTAAAATATTGACCGAATGCGGCTTACTGGTGATTAAGCAGCAAGGCCGCGAACGCTATTGCAGGGCCGACCTGAAGCAATTGAAAGAAGTTACCGACTGGGCCGAACAGTACCGCCGTTTTTGGACCAATAAACTGGATGCCCTTGACGCGTTTTTAACCAACGAACAAAACACACCATCTATATAA
- a CDS encoding SRPBCC family protein, which translates to MNTEPFVIERIYKAPISKVWAAITDVNKMAEWYFKLADFKPVVGFEFEFTGSDGTTEFLHKCKVTEVVDGSKLTHSWTYDGYEGYSEVTWELFPDGDGTRLKLTHGGLETFPGLPSFKRENFVAGWTHITGTSLKEYLEK; encoded by the coding sequence ATGAACACAGAACCTTTTGTAATTGAGCGCATTTACAAAGCTCCCATCAGCAAAGTTTGGGCGGCTATTACCGATGTTAATAAAATGGCGGAATGGTATTTTAAGCTGGCCGATTTTAAACCCGTAGTAGGCTTTGAATTTGAATTTACCGGCAGCGACGGCACCACAGAGTTTTTACACAAGTGCAAAGTTACCGAGGTGGTTGACGGCAGCAAGCTTACCCATAGCTGGACGTACGACGGCTATGAGGGCTATTCGGAAGTAACATGGGAGTTGTTCCCCGATGGCGACGGAACCCGCCTTAAACTTACGCATGGAGGCCTGGAAACTTTCCCGGGTTTGCCGTCATTCAAACGCGAAAACTTTGTGGCCGGATGGACACATATTACTGGCACATCGTTGAAAGAGTACCTGGAAAAATAA
- a CDS encoding Crp/Fnr family transcriptional regulator: MQSTLTSHIKKFVQLTADEEQLINAAVTVKTVKKKTFLLQPELVCKELFFVSKGCLRLYFINKKLNEQTTLFAIENWWMTDFDSLESGRASSCYIQAVEHTEVISISKNKQEELFEAVPKLERYFRIVYQRAFSATQTRIKYIYGMSDEERYRHFSSLFPAFMQRVPQYMLASYLGFTPQFMSKIRAKKV; encoded by the coding sequence GTGCAATCTACTCTTACAAGCCATATTAAAAAGTTCGTTCAACTTACCGCGGACGAGGAACAGTTGATCAATGCGGCAGTAACTGTAAAAACGGTTAAGAAAAAAACATTCCTGCTGCAACCGGAGCTTGTTTGCAAAGAACTTTTTTTTGTAAGTAAGGGTTGTCTTCGCCTGTATTTCATCAACAAAAAACTAAATGAGCAAACCACACTGTTTGCCATTGAAAACTGGTGGATGACTGATTTTGACAGCCTGGAAAGCGGCCGTGCATCTTCCTGCTACATCCAGGCGGTTGAGCATACCGAAGTCATCAGCATCAGCAAAAATAAACAGGAGGAGCTTTTTGAGGCAGTGCCCAAACTGGAACGCTATTTCAGGATAGTATACCAACGCGCCTTTAGCGCAACCCAAACCCGCATTAAATATATTTATGGCATGAGCGACGAAGAACGCTACCGCCATTTCAGCAGCCTTTTCCCGGCATTTATGCAGCGCGTGCCTCAATATATGCTGGCATCGTACCTGGGCTTTACCCCACAGTTTATGAGTAAAATAAGGGCGAAAAAAGTTTAG
- a CDS encoding carboxymuconolactone decarboxylase family protein: MKTRVSIGKTDPEAYKILLNLDQYIAKGVVSKTHRELIKIRSSQINGCAFCIDMHTKDARKAGETEQRIYALNAWRETPFFTEEERAILALTEEVTLIQHHVSDATYEAAAKVLDEAYIAQVILAIIAINAWNRFAISTGMEPSPL, from the coding sequence ATGAAAACAAGAGTAAGTATCGGTAAAACCGACCCGGAAGCCTACAAGATATTATTAAACCTCGATCAATATATTGCCAAAGGCGTCGTAAGCAAAACCCACCGCGAACTGATTAAGATCCGCTCGTCGCAAATCAATGGCTGTGCCTTTTGTATAGATATGCACACTAAAGACGCGCGCAAAGCCGGCGAAACCGAGCAACGTATTTACGCCCTGAACGCCTGGCGCGAAACGCCATTTTTTACCGAAGAAGAGCGGGCCATCCTTGCTTTAACCGAAGAGGTAACCCTGATACAACACCACGTATCTGATGCCACTTATGAAGCTGCCGCAAAGGTTTTGGATGAAGCGTATATAGCACAGGTAATCCTGGCTATCATCGCCATTAACGCATGGAACAGGTTTGCTATTTCAACAGGGATGGAGCCGAGCCCCCTCTAA